The Frondihabitans australicus genome includes a region encoding these proteins:
- a CDS encoding glycoside hydrolase family 16 protein, translating into MRLRAQRLLGAASVLALASVGLGLAGAHDSARAATTTAAAVTNQVNMPTGNIASNGVTWKPVVSQDFTKNAARGQFSKVYGTAWAGYSGFKDTSNRGVYAPDKVLSVSGGNLNYYLHSTNGVAQVAAPMPNGYSPQTYGRYAIRVRTDSLPGYKLAFLLWPTSNNWNDGEIDFPDGDMTSKMYPASAIIGTYDKNGKTVPTFDKPPQSAAPTMGTGWHDAVIEWTKGHVRWYWDGKLVGQTTNTAGVPTKPMRWTLQAETAVDGTKLSSSTTGKVQVAWVVQYKES; encoded by the coding sequence GTGCGACTTCGAGCCCAGAGACTCCTCGGCGCAGCCTCCGTGCTCGCCCTCGCCTCCGTCGGCCTCGGCCTGGCGGGTGCGCACGACAGCGCCCGCGCGGCGACGACGACGGCAGCGGCGGTCACGAATCAGGTGAACATGCCGACCGGCAACATCGCCTCGAACGGCGTCACCTGGAAGCCGGTCGTCTCGCAGGACTTCACGAAGAACGCCGCGCGCGGCCAGTTCTCGAAGGTGTACGGCACGGCGTGGGCCGGCTACTCCGGCTTTAAGGACACCTCGAACCGCGGCGTCTATGCGCCCGACAAGGTCCTCTCGGTATCGGGCGGCAACCTGAACTACTACCTGCACTCGACGAACGGCGTGGCCCAGGTCGCGGCGCCGATGCCGAACGGCTACTCGCCGCAGACCTATGGCCGCTACGCGATCCGGGTCCGGACCGACTCGCTGCCCGGCTACAAGCTCGCCTTCCTGCTCTGGCCGACGTCGAACAACTGGAACGACGGCGAGATCGACTTCCCCGACGGCGACATGACGTCGAAGATGTACCCGGCGTCGGCGATCATCGGCACGTATGACAAGAACGGCAAGACGGTTCCGACCTTCGACAAGCCGCCGCAGTCGGCCGCCCCGACCATGGGCACGGGCTGGCACGACGCGGTGATCGAGTGGACCAAGGGCCACGTCCGCTGGTATTGGGACGGCAAGCTCGTCGGCCAGACGACGAACACCGCCGGCGTTCCGACGAAGCCGATGCGCTGGACTCTCCAGGCCGAGACGGCGGTCGACGGCACGAAGCTGTCGTCGTCGACGACCGGCAAGGTCCAGGTCGCCTGGGTCGTCCAGTACAAAGAGTCGTAA
- a CDS encoding mechanosensitive ion channel family protein, with the protein MLWIQPVLAVAGAVVVALVVTAVVSLIFRLLARREAWASRLVARVRWSFRITVLVALVWIAFTYSMDDIAPHGYQGEAIVAQAFRVALIVVVAWLVASLAIFFEDLGLARYRLDLPDNRVARRLRTQVLIIRRLTVAVIVIVAVGAVLLGFPGVEAVGASVLASAGLVSVVAGLAAQSTLSNVFAGIQLAFSDQLRVDDVVVVQGQWGRIEEITLAYVVVHIWDDRRLVLPCTFFTQNPFESWTRRNSELIGEVDFDLDWRMAPGEMRNELDRILQDTDLWDGRTKVLQITDAVGGFVHVRILVSAIDAATLFDLRCRVREEMITWMHRSSPQTMPRTRVQIEQVQEPAESRPAKSTAGASALFTGDNADSERTALFTQAISLPEEG; encoded by the coding sequence ATGCTCTGGATCCAGCCCGTCCTCGCGGTCGCGGGAGCCGTGGTCGTGGCCCTCGTGGTCACGGCCGTCGTCTCCCTGATCTTCCGCCTGCTCGCCCGACGCGAGGCCTGGGCCTCCCGGCTCGTCGCGCGGGTGAGGTGGTCGTTCCGCATCACCGTCCTCGTGGCGCTGGTCTGGATCGCGTTCACGTACTCGATGGACGACATCGCGCCGCACGGCTACCAGGGCGAGGCGATCGTCGCGCAGGCGTTCCGCGTGGCGCTGATCGTCGTGGTCGCCTGGCTCGTGGCATCGCTCGCCATCTTCTTCGAAGACCTCGGGCTCGCCCGCTACCGCCTCGACCTGCCCGACAACCGGGTGGCGAGGCGCCTGCGCACGCAGGTGCTCATCATCCGGCGGCTCACGGTGGCGGTGATCGTGATCGTGGCGGTCGGCGCGGTGCTGCTCGGGTTCCCCGGAGTCGAGGCGGTCGGGGCGAGCGTGCTCGCGAGCGCCGGCCTCGTGTCGGTCGTCGCCGGCCTGGCCGCGCAGTCGACCCTGTCGAACGTCTTCGCGGGCATTCAGCTCGCCTTCAGCGACCAGCTGCGGGTCGACGACGTCGTGGTCGTGCAGGGGCAGTGGGGGCGGATCGAGGAGATCACGCTGGCCTACGTCGTCGTGCACATCTGGGACGACCGGCGCCTCGTGCTCCCGTGCACCTTCTTCACGCAGAACCCGTTCGAGAGCTGGACGAGGCGCAACTCCGAGCTGATCGGCGAGGTCGACTTCGACCTGGACTGGCGGATGGCGCCGGGGGAGATGCGGAACGAGCTCGATCGGATCCTGCAGGACACCGACCTGTGGGACGGCCGCACGAAGGTGCTGCAGATCACGGACGCCGTGGGCGGGTTCGTCCACGTCCGCATTCTGGTGTCGGCGATCGACGCGGCCACGCTCTTCGATCTGCGCTGCCGGGTGCGCGAGGAGATGATCACGTGGATGCACCGGTCGAGCCCGCAGACGATGCCTCGCACCCGCGTTCAGATCGAACAGGTGCAGGAGCCCGCCGAGAGCCGCCCCGCGAAGTCGACCGCGGGCGCGTCGGCGCTCTTCACCGGGGACAACGCCGACTCCGAGCGCACGGCGCTGTTCACGCAGGCCATCTCGCTGCCCGAGGAGGGCTGA
- a CDS encoding magnesium transporter CorA family protein yields MSRTRAYRDGKIVGDGFPLDDVSDYLENGDCFVWVDFVSPTLADLEKVADELNLHELAIEDALEPGQRPKIERYDRFLFTTLYDTVFSGDSATLETSEVKAFITHRALVTIHEPSFDIDIVTKHWDDNKDLVEHGVSYLLWGLYDAIVDRQYVCTDSLDEQIDGLEDGMFELRQQTMDVQRRSFDLRKSLVLLRRVVTPEREVLNTMLRSDAMGQAGDMRPYFQDVYDHVLRITEQTDALRDLVSTILDTNLSIQSNRMNLVMKKVTSWAAIIAVPTAVTGFFGQNVPFPGYNTGVGFAVSSVAIVVGGVALYFSFKKRDWL; encoded by the coding sequence ATGTCACGCACCCGGGCCTATCGCGACGGCAAGATCGTCGGCGACGGCTTCCCCCTCGACGACGTCAGCGACTACCTGGAGAACGGCGACTGCTTCGTCTGGGTCGACTTCGTGTCGCCGACGCTCGCGGACCTCGAGAAGGTCGCCGACGAGCTGAACCTGCACGAGCTGGCGATCGAGGACGCCCTGGAGCCGGGGCAGCGGCCGAAGATCGAGCGCTACGACCGGTTCCTGTTCACGACGCTCTACGACACGGTGTTCTCCGGCGACTCGGCGACGCTCGAGACGAGCGAGGTGAAGGCGTTCATCACGCATCGGGCGCTGGTGACGATCCACGAGCCGTCGTTCGACATCGACATCGTCACGAAGCACTGGGACGACAACAAGGACCTCGTCGAGCACGGCGTCTCGTACCTGCTGTGGGGCCTCTACGACGCGATCGTCGACCGGCAGTACGTGTGCACCGACTCGCTGGACGAGCAGATCGACGGGCTGGAGGACGGCATGTTCGAGCTGCGGCAGCAGACGATGGACGTCCAGCGGCGCTCGTTCGACCTCCGCAAGAGCCTCGTTCTGCTGCGGCGGGTGGTGACGCCCGAGCGCGAGGTGCTCAACACAATGCTCAGGAGCGACGCGATGGGTCAGGCGGGCGACATGCGGCCGTACTTCCAGGACGTCTACGACCACGTCCTGCGGATCACCGAGCAGACCGACGCCCTGCGCGACCTGGTGTCGACGATCCTCGACACGAACCTGTCGATCCAGTCGAACCGGATGAACCTCGTGATGAAGAAGGTGACCAGCTGGGCGGCGATCATCGCGGTGCCGACGGCGGTGACCGGCTTCTTCGGGCAGAACGTGCCGTTCCCCGGCTACAACACGGGGGTGGGGTTCGCCGTGTCCAGCGTCGCGATCGTGGTCGGCGGCGTCGCGCTGTACTTCTCCTTCAAGAAGCGCGACTGGCTGTAG
- a CDS encoding SLC13 family permease, translating into MKTAILGGVLFALGIVAALTGIISGPDLSALVGRVAPILGFVVGLTIVADLAAEAGLFSWLAGAAARFSWGRVWVLWLFVVVLATVCTVFLSLDTTAVLLTPVVVLVARRVGASPLPFAFTTVWLANCGSMLLPVSNLTNLLAQHTLGSPAPLTFAAIVGPAAVVGIVLPLVAVAVRYRRELAARFDAAPVEPAADRGLFVAAGVIVLLLVPALVSGVAVWIPAAAAAVLLVVAFAVRRPGALRLGLVPWGTLLFASGLFLVVEAAHSLGLARLLGTVVGTGDSFGALVRLAGGAALSANLVNNLPAYLALEPVGGSTLRLVAILIGVNIGCIVTPWASLATLLWHGRLTGLGVEVPWKRFMIAGLGLAVVALPLSVLALLYL; encoded by the coding sequence GTGAAAACCGCGATTCTCGGCGGAGTCCTCTTCGCCCTCGGCATCGTCGCCGCGCTCACCGGGATCATCTCCGGGCCCGACCTCTCGGCCCTCGTCGGCCGTGTCGCCCCGATCCTGGGCTTCGTCGTCGGCCTCACCATCGTCGCCGACCTGGCGGCCGAGGCGGGGCTGTTCTCCTGGCTCGCAGGAGCAGCAGCACGCTTCTCGTGGGGCCGCGTCTGGGTGCTCTGGCTGTTCGTCGTGGTCCTCGCGACGGTCTGCACGGTGTTCCTCTCCCTCGACACCACCGCCGTTCTGCTCACGCCGGTCGTCGTGCTCGTCGCCCGCCGGGTCGGCGCGTCGCCGCTGCCGTTCGCCTTCACGACGGTGTGGCTGGCGAACTGCGGGTCGATGCTCCTGCCGGTGTCGAACCTCACGAACCTCCTCGCGCAGCACACGCTCGGTTCTCCTGCGCCCCTAACGTTCGCCGCGATCGTGGGGCCCGCGGCGGTCGTCGGAATCGTGCTGCCCCTCGTCGCCGTCGCCGTGCGCTACCGGCGCGAGCTCGCGGCGCGCTTCGACGCCGCTCCCGTCGAGCCGGCCGCCGACCGGGGGCTGTTCGTGGCGGCGGGAGTCATCGTGCTCCTGCTCGTGCCGGCCCTCGTCTCGGGCGTGGCGGTGTGGATCCCCGCCGCGGCCGCAGCGGTCCTGCTCGTCGTCGCCTTCGCCGTCCGCCGCCCGGGGGCGCTGCGCCTCGGCCTCGTGCCGTGGGGCACGCTGCTGTTCGCGTCGGGGCTGTTCCTCGTGGTGGAGGCCGCCCACTCGCTGGGTCTCGCACGGCTCCTGGGCACCGTCGTCGGCACCGGCGACTCGTTCGGGGCGCTCGTGCGGCTCGCCGGGGGAGCAGCGCTGTCGGCCAACCTCGTGAACAACCTGCCGGCGTACCTCGCGCTCGAGCCCGTCGGCGGGTCGACGCTGCGGCTCGTCGCGATCCTCATCGGCGTGAACATCGGCTGCATCGTGACGCCCTGGGCGTCGCTCGCGACCCTCCTGTGGCACGGACGGCTCACCGGCCTCGGCGTCGAGGTGCCGTGGAAGAGGTTCATGATCGCCGGCCTCGGGCTCGCGGTCGTCGCGCTGCCGCTCTCGGTGCTCGCGCTGCTGTACCTCTAG
- a CDS encoding sugar phosphate isomerase/epimerase family protein, translated as MISVGMSTSCAYPLGLESSFHLSREVGFDGVEIMVTNDPATHRAERLLELSAETGQPILSIHAPVLLLTHFVWGRDPRVKLERSAELAVAVGAPTVVAHPPFRWQSGYAEEFLDIVRAISARYGVTIAIENMFPWKIAGRSMKMYAPGWDPSTMDCDAATLDFSHASLSGRDSLELARALDDRLRHVHLCDGSRVSDDGGIFDEHLVPGRGAEPVEAVLAELAARNWSGSIIAEINTRKAGSQEARVAMMRETLVFARNALVPRVRHLPQVGAQRRSA; from the coding sequence ATGATCAGCGTCGGCATGAGCACCTCCTGCGCCTACCCTCTCGGTCTCGAGTCGTCGTTCCACCTCTCCCGCGAGGTCGGCTTCGACGGTGTCGAGATCATGGTCACGAACGATCCGGCGACGCACCGTGCCGAGAGACTGCTCGAGCTGTCGGCCGAGACGGGGCAGCCGATTCTGTCGATCCACGCTCCCGTGCTCCTGCTGACGCATTTCGTCTGGGGACGCGACCCGCGGGTGAAGCTGGAGCGCAGCGCCGAGCTGGCCGTCGCGGTCGGTGCGCCCACGGTGGTGGCGCACCCGCCGTTCCGCTGGCAGTCGGGCTACGCGGAGGAGTTCCTCGACATCGTGCGCGCGATCAGCGCCCGGTACGGAGTGACCATCGCCATCGAGAACATGTTCCCGTGGAAGATCGCCGGCCGGTCGATGAAGATGTACGCGCCCGGCTGGGACCCCAGCACGATGGACTGCGACGCCGCCACGCTCGACTTCTCGCACGCCTCGCTCTCGGGCCGCGACTCGCTCGAGCTCGCCCGTGCCCTCGACGACCGACTGCGGCACGTGCACCTGTGCGACGGCTCGCGCGTGTCGGACGACGGCGGCATCTTCGACGAGCACCTGGTTCCGGGTCGCGGCGCCGAGCCGGTCGAGGCGGTGCTGGCCGAGCTCGCGGCGCGGAACTGGTCGGGCTCGATCATCGCCGAGATCAACACCCGCAAGGCCGGGTCGCAGGAGGCTCGGGTCGCCATGATGCGCGAGACCCTCGTTTTCGCCCGCAACGCCCTCGTCCCTCGCGTGCGGCACCTCCCGCAGGTGGGCGCGCAGCGCCGCTCCGCGTAG